One window of the Carassius auratus strain Wakin chromosome 20, ASM336829v1, whole genome shotgun sequence genome contains the following:
- the LOC113120816 gene encoding tudor domain-containing protein 6 encodes MCSIPGLPSVGSNVPVLITRVNLNPACVLVEFWGNFDQDRKFAYQQLKKEIQYPREGFCELEGNPGDLCLVRVYETWYRARIVSRDTEEYSVFLIDEGRTLHATVNTLAWGKSDFFYLPPEVEFCVLANVLPLSPENKWSAMALEFMKTFCGRRVNATVQDVLVPHRTFLLDIPCLSRQMFEMGFAKKLYSDRFEEFVARSLQTNNGTEEPQRISPIRTKPIEIIEQMEKQQAYMYPELQTDTVETVVVTEVTSPFRIFCQLKVFSQELKKLTEQITHHYEGRVGCNFARPENLGSPCASRGSDGKWYRSVLQQVMSANNVVEILQVDYGKKLFVQVENVRPLAPEFFRMPVITYVCSLHGISDRGIGWTASQIDYLKSLLLSRTVIAKFQYQSLSEGVHYVTLYGEENTNINKLFELKQKCSLDSDMTLSDFAVQKSPLPQKSKILETTVAAHIDETYSDLKGNKPVFFTESLAPNTSHVAVVQHVESPGKFWIQTQQYADEFNQLMNDLRNLFSDPTSTDGLIRKPVVGLLCAAKSQDGVFYRAAIYKVVDKKAEVYFLDYGNTELVDCFDLRQLPLRFQQLPAVAIKCSLYGIKSRLNHWDETATLFFLKLVEDRVLDLHVKEKHQDTHMVQLVDPSLDGENDVSKLLCNSDFADSEKSFVDNSATRAFGLKTTNTSGVYLTGARPQTSSSSSAITDSTSAFKEYLFPIGSSLEVTVSYIESPNDFWCQKARNAACLEVLMQDIQRFYAHSEFQPPLEAACVARHPETGIWYRALVIQKHQTPHVDVLFIDYGQTKKVAVEDLRKITPAFLKMKGQAFRCSLYNLIHPVSHSALDWSPEATLQFQEFVDTAASMNVPLKCTIFAVMYDSQKVVFNVVDLETPFQSICNLLVQRRLADRAPSKKAPLPPFRLDTYYYSTHGVKTGCEEEVSVTCVKSVTQFFCHLARNSEEIEKLSNKVNSLCRQLEVTKCPQTFGTVCFAKYTDGLWYRGQIKSTKPSVLVNFVDYGDSLEVDKSGLLPVPIEAGEIMSVPVQAIECGLSDMPEDVPCEVGNWFQKFADSHCFTALIVAKDPGGKLLVELYEGKTQVNALIRQKFRNEIPRNETSPFKGHSSKNRSAQSGSTHMKESSSGLKRDFVDQIPQSRESYEMQQGYVESKQPRSKCGFHTNGGLEPTRDFGTVHNSQKKLEPQRKSSDRADVHPPCTSDKIDGGKLKTPALLNESALPVKVIKPGLEAEVFISHCNSPCSFFVQFATDEDDIYSLVEKLNADQSRCANFDPSDIHEGDMVCAMFPEDNSWYRAAVRKNHGDTINVEFVDFGNTATISASKICRLDQSFASFPKYSIHCSVHKLNVDSGDQELSPNFKQVIEQNIEKVMCTFVKMSGSIWEVKLDVNGVVLGSTCRDDAAPAAELTTPGNKQTSEIIVCTRYKNPDVSAGQMITGYTSLIKGPHLFWCQYATTEKLQDISDVLQNAGNASENTLSEESLPIGSACIALFTEDNLWYRAKVTSRDLDTLSITFVDYGNEAKVNISDVKALPPELSDVPPQAFDCQLEGFDLSKGFWAEEADDAFFELVNDKLLNITVEKMGNSEMPYFIKLDYNGVVINDTMRSYWKSQSPETSSVELLSGANVVSIDASVDAEVNIDSVVIHDSDTNHADNETCTSLLEIQHSEQEQLDLLTSSKVGTEAQDKPIKMVTDVSSLDAASIVASDAQEDLETICIMEGASAFTCPSDATNQLAFAKETDPIPSPVVLPQHSEGATPSISSENEDSFLINNTDSQLCAEAPESPSFEIIQSDLGCLRRATEKKPAGSECVIWSHVRRKWCRAQILKSSEDAALVLIVEYDSEVVVDPFNIFEILPDEPLQTSCSEAVVQSDEVTQEIQTESNNSTSKAEDTEYEPVVTSESEEPKGDEKQIEQMDPGDEHADQPEVTGFVSCSAVEDSEVLDSLGEGEQVHDLVQVLNPERVESKDPQEDLSTSAGEQREEPANMSTGVDLLMDFLDVTPHEKEVCETEFDTDLLEEFNNVTEDLIVLTSDGTESDTASDGTLQGDPLTPEMIHADAEESSCLQEKSDASDCTSAEDSGVTHLILKVEDASDDDVIFVAVLQESQAEVFEPESENEKQKID; translated from the exons ATGTGTTCTATTCCTGGACTCCCATCTGTGGGTTCAAATGTACCCGTACTCATTACCAGAGTAAATCtgaacccagcatgtgttctggtAGAGTTTTGGGGGAATTTTGATCAAGACCGAAAATTTGCTTATCAGCAGCTGAAAAAGGAGATTCAATACCCCAGAGAAGGTTTTTGTGAATTGGAAGGAAACCCTGGTGACTTGTGCCTCGTACGAGTGTATGAAACATGGTACAGAGCCCGTATAGTGTCCAGAGATACTGAAGAGTACAGCGTATTTTTAATCGATGAAGGCAGAACACTGCATGCCACTGTAAACACTTTAGCATGGGGCAAAAGTGACTTTTTCTATCTTCCCCCTGAAGTTGAATTCTGTGTTCTTGCCAATGTCCTGCCACTGTCTCCTGAAAACAAATGGTCAGCAATGGCCTTAGAGTTCATGAAAACTTTCTGTGGTCGGAGAGTCAATGCCACTGTCCAGGATGTTCTTGTGCCCCATCGAACATTCCTACTTGACATTCCTTGCCTGTCTAGACAGATGTTTGAAATGGGCTTTGCCAAGAAGTTGTACAGTGATCGGTTTGAGGAGTTTGTTGCCAGATCTTTGCAGACCAACAATGGAACAGAAGAACCTCAGAGAATTTCTCCCATTAGGACCAAACCAATTGAGATCATTGAGCAAATGGAGAAGCAGCAGGCCTACATGTACCCCGAGCTGCAAACTGATACTGTTGAAACGGTTGTGGTCACAGAAGTTACAAGTCCTTTCAGAATATTCTGTCAGCTTAAGGTTTTCTCTCAGGAGCTGAAAAAGTTAACTGAACAGATAACTCATCATTATGAGGGAAGAGTTGGATGTAATTTTGCAAGACCTGAGAATTTAGGCAGCCCATGTGCATCAAGAGGAAGTGATGGCAAGTGGTATCGTTCTGTGCTGCAACAGGTCATGTCTGCCAACAATGTGGTTGAAATTTTGCAGGTTGATTATGGGAAGAAACTGTTTGTTCAAGTTGAGAACGTCAGACCACTTGCCCCAGAATTCTTCAGGATGCCTGTCATAACATATGTGTGCTCCCTTCATGGAATATCCGACAGAGGTATTGGTTGGACAGCTTCACAGATTGATTATCTTAAATCTCTCCTGCTCAGTCGCACAGTGATCGCCAAGTTTCAGTATCAGAGCCTTTCTGAAGGTGTCCACTATGTCACGCTTTACGGAGAGGAGAACACAAACATCAACAAACTATTTgaactgaaacagaaatgttcaTTGGATTCTGATATGACCCTTTCAGATTTTGCTGTTCAGAAGAGCCCATTGCCTCAAAAGAGCAAGATTTTGGAGACAACCGTTGCTGCACACATTGATGAAACCTACTCTGACCTTAAAGGGAACAAACCAGTCTTTTTCACAGAAAGTCTTGCACCTAACACGTCGCATGTGGCTGTTGTACAGCATGTTGAGAGCCCTGGAAAGTTTTGGATTCAAACCCAGCAATACGCCGATGAATTCAATCAGCTAATGAATGACCTCAGAAATCTGTTCAGTGATCCAACAAGCACTGACGGATTGATAAGAAAGCCTGTTGTTGGTCTCCTCTGTGCAGCTAAATCCCAAGATGGTGTGTTCTATAGAGCAGCCATCTATAAGGTAGTTGACAAGAAAGCAGAAGTTTACTTCCTCGACTATGGCAACACTGAacttgttgattgttttgatctCCGACAGTTGCCTTTGAGATTTCAGCAGCTGCCTGCTGTTGCAATAAAGTGCTCCCTCTATGGCATTAAATCCAGACTGAATCATTGGGATGAGACGGCAACATTGTTCTTTTTGAAACTCGTGGAAGACCGAGTACTTGATTTGCATGTAAAAGAAAAGCATCAAGACACTCACATGGTTCAGTTAGTGGATCCGAGTTTAGATGGAGAAAATGATGTGAGCAAGTTGTTGTGCAACTCAGATTTTGCAGACAGTGAAAAGAGCTTTGTGGATAATTCTGCCACAAGAGCCTTTGGTTTAAAAACCACAAACACCTCTGGAGTATACTTGACCGGAGCTCGGCCTCAAACGTCTTCCAGTTCTTCTGCCATAACGGACAGTACATCTGCTTTCAAGGAATACTTGTTTCCCATTGGAAGCTCACTGGAGGTAACTGTATCCTACATTGAGAGTCCAAATGACTTCTGGTGTCAAAAAGCCAGAAATGCAGCATGTTTAGAAGTGCTAATGCAAGACATTCAGCGTTTCTATGCTCATAGTGAATTTCAGCCACCTTTGGAAGCTGCTTGTGTTGCCCGTCATCCTGAAACTGGGATATGGTACAGAGCCTTGGTGATTCAAAAGCACCAAACACCTCATGTTGATGTCTTGTTCATTGACTATGGACAGACAAAGAAGGTTGCTGTTGAAGATCTTCGAAAGATCACGCCAGCATTTTTGAAGATGAAAGGACAAGCCTTTCGATGCAGTTTGTATAACCTGATCCATCCAGTATCTCACTCCGCTTTAGACTGGAGCCCTGAAGCCACATTGCAGTTTCAAGAGTTTGTTGACACAGCAGCGTCCATGAATGTGCCATTAAAATGCACCATATTTGCTGTAATGTATGACTCCCAGAAAGTTGTGTTCAATGTGGTAGACTTGGAGACCCCATTCCAAAGCATTTGCAATCTCCTTGTCCAAAGACGTTTAGCTGATCGTGCACCCTCTAAGAAGGCTCCTCTTCCACCCTTTCGCCTGGACACCTACTATTACTCCACACATGGAGTCAAGACTGGATGTGAAGAGGAAGTGAGTGTCACCTGTGTGAAAAGTGTCACTCAGTTCTTTTGCCATCTTGCCAGGAATTCAGAGGAAATTGAGAAACTTTCAAACAAGGTCAACTCCCTATGCCGTCAGCTAGAGGTAACCAAGTGTCCTCAGACTTTTGGAACAGTTTGCTTTGCAAAATACACGGATGGACTTTGGTACAGAGGCCAAATAAAGTCTACAAAACCATCAGTTCTGGTCAATTTTGTGGATTATGGTGACTCATTGGAAGTTGACAAGTCAGGCTTGCTTCCAGTTCCAATTGAAGCAGGAGAGATTATGTCTGTCCCAGTGCAGGCAATTGAATGTGGGCTCTCAGATATGCCTGAAGATGTGCCATGTGAAGTGGGAAATTGGTTTCAGAAATTTGCGGACAGTCATTGTTTCACTGCTTTGATCGTCGCAAAAGACCCAGGAGGAAAGCTTTTGGTGGAACTTTATGAGGGAAAAACTCAAGTGAATGCACTGATAAGACAGAAGTTTCGCAATGAAATCCCTAGAAATGAAACGAGCCCATTCAAAGGACATAGTTCAAAGAACAGAAGTGCACAAAGTGGGTCAACCCATATGAAAGAAAGTTCCAGTGGTCTAAAGCGAGATTTCGTGGATCAAATTCCACAGTCCCGTGAAAGTTATGAAATGCAGCAAGGTTATGTTGAGTCAAAACAGCCACGGAGCAAATGTGGATTCCATACAAATGGTGGATTAGAACCAACAAGAGATTTTGGGACAGTGCATAATTCTCAGAAAAAGCTTGAACCACAAAGAAAGTCCAGTGATAGAGCTGATGTGCATCCCCCTTGTACATCTGACAAAATCGATGGTGGTAAGCTCAAGACTCCGGCTCTTCTTAACGAATCGGCACTCCCAGTGAAAGTAATAAAACCAGGTCTAGAAGCTGAGGTATTCATCTCTCATTGCAACAGCCCTTGTAGCTTCTTTGTTCAGTTTGCAACTGATGAGGATGACATTTATTCGCTTGTGGAGAAATTGAATGCCGACCAGTCAAGGTGCGCCAACTTTGATCCTAGTGATATTCATGAGGGAGACATGGTTTGTGCAATGTTTCCTGAAGATAACTCCTGGTACCGTGCAGCAGTAAGAAAAAACCATGGCGACACAATCAACGTTGAATTTGTTGACTTTGGAAACACTGCTACAATTTCTGCCTCAAAAATTTGCCGTCTTGATCAATCCTTTGCTTCATTTCCTAAGTACAGTATCCACTGCTCTGTACATAAACTGAATGttgacagtggagaccaggaacTTTCACCCAACTTTAAACAGGTAATTGAACAAAACATTGAAAAGGTCATGTGCACATTTGTGAAAATGTCAGGCTCCATTTGGGAAGTGAAACTTGATGTTAATGGTGTAGTGTTGGGATCTACCTGCAGGGATGATGCTGCGCCAGCAGCTGAGCTTACGACCCCAGGTAACAAGCAGACATCTGAAATCATAGTCTGTACCCGTTACAAGAACCCTGACGTATCAGCTGGTCAAATGATCACTGGATACACCTCACTGATCAAGGGTCCTCATCTCTTCTGGTGCCAATATGCAACAACAGAGAAACTCCAAGATATTTCAGATGTTTTACAGAATGCTGGTAATGcatcagaaaatactttgagTGAGGAATCTCTGCCAATTGGAAGTGCTTGCATTGCTCTTTTCACTGAAGATAATCTGTGGTATCGAGCTAAAGTTACATCTAGGGACCTTGACACACTCTCCATTACCTTTGTAGACTATGGAAATGAAGCAAAAGTCAATATCAGTGATGTTAAAGCCCTTCCACCCGAGCTATCAGACGTGCCCCCTCAGGCCTTCGACTGCCAGCTTGAAGGTTTCGATCTTTCCAAGGGTTTCTGGGCTGAAGAGGCAGATGATGCATTCTTTGAGCTTGTTAATGACAAGCTTTTAAATATCACTGTTGAGAAAATGGGTAACTCTGAAATGCCATACTTCATCAAGCTGGATTATAATGGTGTTGTCATCAATGATACCATGAGAAGCTACTGGAAAAGTCAAAGTCCTGAAACTTCATCTGTTGAACTCTTGAGTGGAGCAAATGTGGTCTCCATCGATGCCTCTGTGGATGCTGAAGTTAATATTGACTCTGTAGTTATCCATGATTCAGACACTAACCATGCTGACAATGAGACATGCACCTCACTTCTCGAAATACAGCATTCTGAACAAGAGCAGCTTGATTTACTGACAAGTTCAAAAGTTGGAACTGAAGCTCAGGATAAGCCAATCAAGATGGTTACTGATGTTTCTTCACTTGATGCAGCGAGTATAGTGGCCTCTGATGCACAAGAGGACCTTGAAACCATATGCATCATGGAAGGTGCTTCAGCTTTCACttgtccatcagatgcaacaaaccagCTTGCTTTTGCTAAAGAGACAGACCCAATTCCTTCTCCTGTAGTTTTGCCACAGCACTCCGAGGGAGCTACACCTAGTATTTCCTCAGAGAATGAAGATagctttttgattaataacacCGATTCTCAGTTATGCGCTGAGGCACCAGAGTCACCTTCATTTGAGATCATTCAATCAG ACTTGGGCTGTTTAAGGCGAGCAACTGAGAAAAAGCCTGCTGGGTCAGAATGTGTGATCTGGTCTCATGTAAGAAGAAAATggtgcagagcacaaattttaaAAAGTTCTGAAGATGCTGCATTG GTGTTGATTGTAGAATATGATTCTGAGGTGGTAGTAGATCCTTTCAACATCTTTGAAATTCTGCCAGACGAGCCATTGCAG ACATCATGCAGTGAAGCTGTAGTTCAAAGTG ATGAAGTAACCCAGGAGATACAGACTGAATCGAATAATAGTACTTCAAAG GCAGAAGATACAGAATATGAACCTGTAGTCACCTCAGAATCAGAAGAACCAAAGG GTGACGAGAAACAAATTGAACAAATGGATCCAGGTGATGAACATGCAGACCAG CCTGAAGTCACAGGGTTTGTGTCCTGCTCTGCTGTTGAAGACTCTGAGG tcttaGATTCGCTGGGGGAAGGTGAACAAGTGCACGATCTTGTTCAAGTACTGAAT CCTGAACGAGTAGAAAGCAAGGATCCACAAGAGGATTTAAGTACTTCAGCTGGGGAGCAAAGAG AAGAACCTGCCAACATGAGCACTGGAGTGGATTTGCTGATGGATTTCCTTGATGTGACTCCCCATGaaaag GAGGTGTGCGAGACTGAGTTTGACACAGACTTGCTTGAGGAGTTTAATA ATGTTACTGAAGATCTTATTGTACTTACCAGTGATGGAACGGAGTCCGACACTGCATCCGATGGCACG CTTCAGGGAGATCCACTTACTCCAGAAATGATCCATGCTGATGCTGAAGAATCTTCAT